A single region of the Pseudomonas mandelii genome encodes:
- a CDS encoding leucyl aminopeptidase — protein MELVVKSVSPETLKTATLVVAVGEGRKLGAAARQLDELSGGALSAVLKRGDLAGKVGQSLLLHSLPNLKAERVLLVGVGKDEELGDRPFRKIIAGVLNTLKGLGGTDAVLALDEIVVKGRDSYGKTRLLAETLVDGEYTFDQFKSQKAEPRSLKKITLVTIKAAQAEVERAVAHATAIANGMAFTRNLGNLPPNICHPTFLGEQAKNLGKEFKTLKVEVLDEKKIKDLGMGSFYAVGQGSAQPPRLIVMQYNGGKKSEKPYALVGKGITFDTGGISLKPGLGMDEMKYDMGGAASVFGTLRAVLELKLPINLVCILACAENMPSGNASRPGDIVTTMSGQTVEILNTDAEGRLVLCDALTYSERFKPQAVIDIATLTGACVVALGAHTSGLLGNNDELIAQLLSAGKSADDRAWQLPLFDEYQEQLDSPFADIANIGGPKAGTITAACFLSRFTKNLNWAHLDIAGTAWTSGGKDKGATGRPVPLLTQYLLDRAKA, from the coding sequence ATGGAACTGGTTGTAAAGAGCGTTAGCCCAGAAACGTTGAAGACCGCCACTCTGGTGGTCGCCGTCGGCGAAGGCCGCAAGCTCGGCGCCGCTGCCAGACAACTCGACGAACTGAGCGGCGGCGCCCTCAGCGCTGTACTCAAGCGCGGCGACCTGGCCGGCAAAGTCGGCCAGAGCCTGCTGCTGCACAGCCTGCCGAACCTCAAGGCCGAACGCGTTCTGCTGGTCGGCGTGGGCAAGGACGAAGAGCTGGGCGACCGCCCGTTCCGTAAAATCATCGCCGGCGTCCTCAATACCCTTAAAGGCCTGGGCGGCACCGACGCTGTTCTGGCGCTGGACGAAATCGTGGTCAAGGGCCGCGACAGCTACGGCAAGACCCGCCTGCTGGCCGAAACCCTGGTGGATGGCGAATACACCTTCGACCAGTTCAAGAGCCAGAAAGCCGAACCTCGCTCCCTGAAGAAAATCACCCTGGTGACCATCAAGGCGGCACAGGCCGAAGTCGAGCGCGCTGTGGCCCACGCCACTGCGATTGCCAACGGCATGGCGTTCACCCGCAACCTGGGCAACCTGCCGCCGAACATCTGCCACCCGACCTTCCTTGGCGAACAAGCCAAGAACCTGGGCAAGGAATTCAAAACCCTGAAAGTCGAAGTCCTCGATGAGAAGAAGATCAAGGACCTGGGCATGGGCTCGTTCTACGCCGTGGGCCAGGGCAGCGCCCAGCCACCGCGCCTGATCGTCATGCAATACAACGGCGGCAAGAAATCCGAGAAACCTTACGCACTGGTCGGCAAAGGCATCACCTTTGACACCGGCGGCATCAGCCTCAAGCCTGGCTTGGGCATGGATGAAATGAAGTACGACATGGGCGGCGCAGCCAGCGTGTTCGGCACCCTGCGTGCCGTGCTCGAGCTGAAACTGCCGATCAACCTGGTGTGCATCCTGGCGTGCGCCGAGAACATGCCGAGCGGCAATGCTTCGCGCCCGGGCGACATCGTCACCACCATGAGCGGCCAGACCGTGGAAATCCTCAACACCGACGCCGAAGGCCGTCTGGTGCTGTGCGATGCCCTGACCTACTCCGAGCGCTTCAAGCCGCAAGCCGTGATCGACATCGCGACCCTGACCGGCGCTTGCGTCGTTGCACTGGGCGCGCACACCTCCGGCCTGCTGGGCAACAACGACGAACTGATCGCTCAACTGCTAAGCGCCGGCAAGTCCGCCGACGACCGCGCCTGGCAACTGCCGCTGTTCGATGAGTACCAAGAGCAGCTGGACAGCCCGTTCGCCGACATCGCCAACATTGGCGGCCCGAAAGCCGGCACCATCACCGCCGCCTGCTTCCTGTCGCGCTTCACCAAGAACCTGAACTGGGCGCACCTGGACATCGCCGGCACCGCATGGACCAGCGGCGGCAAGGACAAGGGCGCCACTGGCCGTCCGGTTCCGTTGCTGACCCAATACCTGCTGGACCGCGCCAAAGCCTGA
- a CDS encoding DNA polymerase III subunit chi, producing the protein MTKVDFYVLPSADPSARLDFACKLTEKAWRMGHRIYLHCSDAAQREDLDARLWAFKGESFVPHGPAESEPDSLIVLGLGDDCGQHQDLLVNLALKVPAFASKFARVAEVVVEDPTIRAAARESFRFYREQGYPLQDHRLQRL; encoded by the coding sequence ATGACCAAAGTCGACTTCTATGTCCTGCCCAGCGCCGATCCGTCGGCACGGCTGGATTTTGCCTGCAAGCTCACCGAAAAAGCCTGGCGCATGGGCCACCGCATTTACCTGCATTGCAGCGATGCCGCCCAACGCGAGGATCTCGACGCGCGTTTGTGGGCCTTCAAGGGCGAAAGCTTCGTGCCTCACGGTCCTGCCGAAAGCGAGCCGGATAGCTTGATTGTCCTGGGTCTTGGTGATGACTGCGGTCAACATCAGGATCTGCTGGTCAACCTTGCCCTGAAAGTCCCGGCCTTTGCCAGCAAGTTCGCCCGTGTAGCGGAAGTGGTGGTGGAGGATCCGACGATTCGAGCGGCCGCGCGGGAGAGTTTCCGTTTCTATCGCGAACAGGGCTATCCTCTGCAAGATCACCGTTTACAGCGACTCTGA